From Nicotiana tabacum cultivar K326 chromosome 20, ASM71507v2, whole genome shotgun sequence, one genomic window encodes:
- the LOC142174595 gene encoding uncharacterized protein LOC142174595 has translation MGLNETYIVFRGSILMMNPLPIIAHAFSLLIQEEIQREIKPHNHLALESSALNVSTNRIASFQTNYSTNNSQSYRNRPFCDYYKRPGHTREKFYTLHGYPQGSNQNQNPNLSHNQASSFNQNPRQNYNYGDNSGVNQSTGFNMGNRGMANAYVAATDTQHTSDENCSAQNVNLTKEEYSQLVNLLQQFQSGGGRDSLDNVNTSSANFADSGASNNMTFNRSLLTNIVTLPYPLLVTLTNGYKVKVTEIGNVVLTPKITLNRAPSMKRPLVIGRVKDGLYILCPRCLKNNSTSPEVNVIDFLSTPVTHCTCNTQCLLHSIVNISSHVNKCVLSSSVVNNPSAGNEKQFLSESLSSNCPSHFSHLLPSTSINDQIPYELLYKRKPKYSHLKSFGCLCYPTVPKPHRDKFEPRTPPHVFVGYPFNTKGYKVLSLATRKITVSRDVVFNESIFPFATNLDISP, from the exons ATGGGGCTGAATGAGACTTACATTGTTTTTCGAGGAAGTATCCTCATGATGAATCCTCTTCCCATAATTGCACATGCCTTCTCATTGCTAATTCAAGAGGAAATACAGAGAGAAATTAAGCCTCATAACCACTTAGCACTTGAGTCATCAGCCCTAAATGTCAGCACAAACAGGATAGCATCATTCCAGACAAATTATTCAACTAATAACTCTCAGAGCTATAGAAACAGACCCTTCTGTGATTACTATAAGAGGCCAGGCCACACAAGAGAGAAGTTTTATACACTTCATGGCTATCCTCAAGgctctaaccaaaatcagaatccaAATCTAAGTCACAACCAAGCTTCCAGTTTCAATCAAAATCCAAGACAAAACTATAACTATGGGGATAACTCAGGTGTAAACCAAAGTACCGGGTTCAATATGGGAAATAGAGGAATGGCTAATGCATATGTAGCAGCCACAGATACTCAGCATACTAGTGATGAGAACTGCAGTGCTCAAAATGTCAATCTCACGAAGGAAGAATACAGTCAACTTGTGAATCTACTACAGCAGTTCCAATCAGGAGGAGGGAGAGACAGCTTAGACAATGTCAACACTTCATCAGCAAACTTTGCAG ATTCAGGGGCGTCAAATAACATGACCTTTAATAGATCCTTACTAACCAATATAGTAACTCTACCTTATCCTCTACTTGTCACTCTCACAAATGGCTACAAAGTGAAGGTGACTGAGATTGGTAATGTTGTACTTACTCCTAAGATCACTCTAAATAGG GCCCCTTCAATGAAGAGGCCTCTGGTGATTGGTAGAGTCAAAGATGGACTTTACATCTTATGCCCAAGGTGCTTGAAGAACAATAGTACAAGTCCTGAAGTAAATGTCATTGATTTCCTGTCCACCCCTGTCACTCACTGCACTTGTAACACACAATGTCTACTTCATTCTATTGTAAATATATCATCTCATGTCAATAAGTGTGTTTTATCATCTTCAGTTGTAAATAATCCAAGTGCAGGCAATGAAAAGCAATTTCTTTCTGAGAGTTTATCTTCTAATTGTCCTAGTCATTTTTCTCATCT GTTGCCTTCCACTTCCATTAATGATCAAATTCCATATGAACTATTGTATAAGAGAAAGCCAAAGTACTCTCACCTAAAAAGTTTTGGCTGTCTGTGCTACCCCACTGTACCTAAGCCTCATAGAGACAAATTTGAACCTAGAACACCACCACATGTTTTTGTTGGTTATCCCTTCAACACAAAGGGATACAAAGTTCTAAGTTTGGCTACTAGAAAGATCACTGTTTCCAGAGATGTAGTCTTCAATGAGTCTATCTTTCCATTTGCAACCAATTTGGATATATCTCCCTAA